A single Nodosilinea sp. PGN35 DNA region contains:
- the lepB gene encoding signal peptidase I, with amino-acid sequence MDPKLPQPTEPTPPVEEPLSPGESTAWPRWQTLWAGQWGNIRVLAVALAIALTVRVLIAEPRYIPSNSMDPTLHIGDRLLVEKISYRWQPPHRGDIVVFAPPPQLAQLGYEARQAFIKRVIAEPGQTIAVRQGQVIVDGEPLQEPYILEAPAYPLEPVTVPAGQVFVMGDNRNDSNDSHVWGALPQGNIIGRARFRFWPLDRIGPVS; translated from the coding sequence ATGGATCCTAAGCTACCGCAACCCACTGAACCCACTCCCCCAGTGGAGGAACCGCTCTCACCGGGGGAGTCAACCGCCTGGCCCCGCTGGCAAACTCTGTGGGCGGGCCAGTGGGGCAACATTCGGGTGCTGGCCGTGGCCCTGGCGATCGCCCTCACCGTGCGGGTGCTAATCGCTGAGCCCCGCTACATTCCCTCCAACTCCATGGATCCAACGCTGCACATCGGCGATCGCCTGTTGGTCGAAAAAATCAGCTACCGCTGGCAGCCCCCCCACCGGGGCGACATCGTGGTGTTTGCGCCCCCGCCGCAGCTGGCGCAACTGGGGTACGAGGCGCGGCAGGCTTTCATCAAACGGGTGATCGCGGAACCCGGCCAAACCATCGCCGTCCGTCAGGGGCAGGTAATTGTAGACGGCGAGCCGCTGCAAGAGCCCTACATTCTTGAAGCCCCTGCCTACCCGTTAGAGCCCGTCACCGTTCCCGCCGGGCAGGTGTTTGTCATGGGCGACAACCGCAACGACAGCAACGACTCCCACGTGTGGGGCGCTCTGCCCCAGGGCAATATTATTGGCCGGGCGCGGTTTCGGTTTTGGCCCCTCGATCGCATCGGCCCAGTCAGCTGA
- the cobW gene encoding cobalamin biosynthesis protein CobW, whose product MHKIPVTIITGFLGAGKTTLIRQLLQNPQGRRIAVLVNEFGEVGIDGDLLRGCQVCDEDGSAAPAGTNILELTNGCLCCTVQEEFLPTMQQLMTRRDQIDCIVIETSGLALPKPLVQAFRWPEIRTAATVDSVVTLVDCEALAAGDLVGDLPALEAQRQADDSLDHETPLEELFEDQLNCADLVLLTKIDKVSAGDRTRIETWLTQQLPRPVKVLGLAGGEGSSPISPDLLLGFNAAVEDHLDSRPSHHDHEHDHDHDDEIVAIPIVLDRGFEPRALIQQLETLAASQEIYRIKGFVNVPGKAMRLVVHGVGQRFDSFFDRPWQPSEPRQTRLVVIGKELDAEVIKAAIAP is encoded by the coding sequence ATGCATAAAATTCCAGTTACCATCATTACCGGCTTTCTCGGGGCGGGCAAAACCACCCTAATTCGCCAGCTGCTGCAAAACCCCCAGGGGCGGCGCATTGCCGTGTTGGTTAACGAGTTTGGCGAAGTTGGCATTGACGGCGACCTGCTGCGCGGCTGCCAGGTGTGTGACGAAGACGGGAGCGCTGCACCCGCTGGAACCAACATTCTCGAACTCACCAACGGCTGCCTCTGCTGCACCGTGCAGGAGGAGTTTTTGCCCACCATGCAGCAGCTGATGACCCGCCGCGACCAGATCGACTGCATTGTGATTGAGACCTCTGGCCTGGCCCTGCCCAAGCCCCTGGTGCAGGCTTTTCGCTGGCCCGAAATTCGCACCGCCGCCACCGTTGACAGCGTGGTTACCCTGGTTGACTGCGAAGCGCTGGCCGCTGGCGACCTGGTAGGCGACTTGCCTGCCCTAGAGGCCCAGCGCCAGGCCGACGACAGCCTCGACCACGAAACGCCCCTCGAAGAACTGTTTGAAGACCAGCTCAACTGCGCCGACCTGGTGCTGCTCACCAAAATAGATAAGGTGAGCGCGGGCGATCGCACCCGCATCGAAACCTGGCTCACCCAGCAGCTGCCCCGCCCCGTCAAAGTACTGGGCCTGGCCGGTGGCGAGGGCAGCAGCCCCATCAGCCCCGACCTGCTGCTGGGCTTTAACGCCGCCGTCGAAGACCATCTCGACAGCCGCCCCAGCCACCACGACCATGAGCACGACCACGACCACGATGACGAGATCGTCGCCATCCCCATCGTGCTCGATCGGGGTTTTGAACCCAGGGCTTTAATCCAGCAGCTAGAAACCCTGGCCGCCAGCCAGGAAATTTACCGCATCAAAGGGTTCGTCAATGTGCCTGGCAAGGCCATGCGGCTGGTGGTTCACGGCGTCGGTCAGCGGTTTGATTCATTCTTTGACCGTCCCTGGCAACCCAGCGAACCTCGCCAAACTCGCCTTGTCGTCATTGGCAAAGAGCTAGATGCGGAGGTGATTAAAGCGGCGATCGCCCCCTAA
- a CDS encoding translocation/assembly module TamB domain-containing protein, whose product MTPSQEPEPSQEPESSGGGRWLAAGLVLGSLLVFGGTVALAGWLWSRDNLVPLLARELSEALERPVQLGPLEQVGLSGVRVGPSTIPPTPTDPDTLSLAAVEVRFRLWDLWRRELPLTLTLEQGDLYLEQNAEQEWFDIDLDLADRDPDRDPFVNVRLAHIYVKDSQLTLVPYVAAGLEPVQVAIENLQGQLAFNETLIEVPEDPASPLETQQLDLKLSGDSTQGGSLHLTGSVILPPPQDAPDETADAAVDPTEVPGPGLQANINLRTQRARATDIMPLVDSFLRNPLPVQFPSGVVSGQVDIESGRGVPNSFVGTARVEEATVVHRAMPEPLQNLEGDVRFRGRTFVFEEVTASMGDLTARAGGTLDLDEGYDLSGQVNPFTVAQASDLFDQTLPVAASGTFGADVTMTGPLGRPVITTEFISQDQVTIDRVAFSEVRATGILRSPRIDIERVLAVPVGGGALSGSGVFTFGSPGQLALALTGDRIPGDTIGQAYGLSEQVALGPVFFEAAIDGPVNQLTGTASWRAPMGDYPAQGNLSLAGGALRFTNTFVQVAGGTVAGEGLLANRQWNADLRAQGVQLRRLGGAEGVISGTAQLSGTLAQPGLAGIRGQGNGAIALAGGTVLTEASLAGGQWSADMQGRDLALAAFAPDLQGTAGGNFRFTGSTDNLTLAGVRGQGQLVLSDGLATAAARAPQLAQVRGPLTADLTWNGQSVLVRQASTAGVQASGVITPRLSGLGAPAIANLDLNLNANNFSLAALPVPQVIPLAGNAFFNGRLRGRPGALALSGDASLVGLEAGGLAFASPLSGPVTYTQGGTLAVDLTGGGDRIYVATAEGDRDLAFEVRSGTALAEGYTRGDELYATVANLPLNDLRLPQAGTGGIGTVSGLITSADIVANLRQPTLRATFDVQDPSIGYLRLPVETTTVAIDPAAPERPGEFTRYGRLRGTVTYANNVVGLAGVVLESASGLSRYLASGTYTLGEQPQVNGELVVDNGQIQDILQTFLIFERADFRFNLLEPPQWFRPVTPADLASLAEVNPVGDRSASLLDQLRRLAEVQELQDTLAAQGEAATLPPLDEFVGSFSGRVTAQGTVPDTLNVTFDLAGANWVWGNPNGSNGATYRIDEAIARGSYQDGVIRLEPVSLRSNFAGFSDTTQQGIALATLNGDVSLRPSDPEARTLRLEVSDVPINALRQPLRLPENLDGLVNLGATLTGTLRTPQVRGQLAVNEATINGNAIDLATANFRYEDARLNLISRVAIDEQIDPLRLVASVPLTLPGLDQQPATDTVDISLRMRDEGFALINLFTNAITWESGPASLDLAVQGRWPVNQSVQDALTTLNVTGNANFEGVTISSRSLPEPLTNIQGTIDVVEGFDNGRNNSVYTNGLVLAFQNLQGDFSSGKVAAEGNLKLLPSVQDLAPGLFNGSATAADEGTTGSGDANPFRVTLDNIALDLRNPAGTYRGRVDGNVVVGGSVFLLPPLVYGEVTLSNGLLTLPDTSGGGAATTFAPTSEPRIFDPIPPVLEDFQLVLADNVRLAIPGIVDVRAEGTLDLVGTAPNIKPVGRINLPSGRINLLTTEFRLTGNENYAEFSELDDTIDPYIVATLSAAVPDSAAAGNALAVATPFPRNEISVSRIDQLGLTQAGVQTVRIRASVNGRASRVVNLQGVELSSTPPRSEGEIVALISGGLLAALESTLGSVSGGGDGFQGLLAFAGSALLNNLQNILGAGLDRTELRLFSASPPGGQQGGAIDIGGEVGFNFSPSISVSVQKVFTNVTPAVFSVRYRINDQITVRGITSYEQFNENTGAVVEFRFRP is encoded by the coding sequence ATGACCCCTTCTCAAGAACCAGAGCCTTCTCAAGAACCAGAGTCAAGCGGCGGCGGACGCTGGCTAGCAGCGGGCCTGGTGCTGGGTTCACTGCTGGTATTTGGGGGCACCGTGGCCCTAGCGGGCTGGCTGTGGAGCCGCGATAATTTAGTGCCTTTGCTCGCTCGAGAGCTGTCTGAAGCCCTCGAGCGCCCTGTACAACTGGGGCCCCTAGAGCAGGTAGGGCTGTCGGGAGTGCGGGTGGGGCCATCCACAATTCCCCCGACACCGACAGATCCAGATACCCTATCGCTAGCAGCGGTAGAGGTGCGCTTCAGACTGTGGGATCTGTGGCGGCGGGAGCTGCCCCTCACCCTCACCCTGGAGCAGGGGGATCTCTACCTGGAGCAAAACGCTGAGCAGGAGTGGTTTGACATCGATCTCGATCTAGCCGATCGCGACCCCGACCGCGATCCCTTCGTCAACGTGCGGCTCGCCCACATCTACGTCAAAGACTCTCAGCTCACCCTGGTGCCCTACGTCGCAGCAGGGCTAGAGCCAGTGCAGGTGGCGATCGAAAACCTGCAGGGCCAGCTCGCCTTCAATGAGACCCTGATCGAGGTTCCAGAGGATCCCGCTTCGCCCCTTGAAACCCAGCAGCTCGATCTAAAACTCAGCGGCGACTCCACCCAGGGCGGCAGCCTCCATCTCACTGGGTCGGTGATCCTGCCGCCGCCCCAGGATGCTCCCGACGAAACCGCCGATGCCGCCGTCGATCCGACTGAGGTACCTGGCCCCGGCTTGCAGGCCAATATCAACCTCCGCACCCAGCGGGCCAGGGCCACCGACATCATGCCCCTGGTAGACTCCTTCTTGAGAAATCCCCTGCCGGTGCAGTTCCCCTCTGGCGTGGTCAGCGGCCAGGTAGACATCGAAAGCGGGCGCGGCGTTCCCAACAGTTTTGTGGGCACGGCGCGGGTGGAGGAGGCCACCGTGGTTCACCGCGCGATGCCCGAGCCGCTGCAAAACCTGGAGGGCGACGTACGCTTTCGGGGCCGCACCTTTGTATTTGAAGAGGTCACCGCCAGCATGGGCGACCTGACCGCCCGCGCTGGGGGCACCCTCGATTTAGATGAGGGCTACGACCTCAGTGGCCAGGTCAACCCGTTCACCGTCGCCCAGGCATCTGACCTGTTTGATCAAACCCTGCCGGTAGCCGCCAGCGGCACTTTTGGGGCCGATGTGACCATGACCGGGCCCCTGGGCAGGCCGGTGATCACCACTGAATTCATCTCCCAGGATCAAGTCACCATTGACCGGGTGGCCTTCAGCGAGGTCAGGGCCACCGGCATCTTGCGATCTCCCCGCATAGACATCGAGCGGGTGCTGGCGGTGCCGGTGGGCGGCGGTGCCCTGAGCGGCAGCGGCGTCTTTACCTTTGGCTCGCCGGGGCAGCTGGCCCTGGCGCTGACGGGCGATCGCATTCCCGGTGACACCATTGGCCAGGCCTACGGACTGTCTGAGCAAGTTGCCCTGGGGCCGGTGTTCTTTGAGGCCGCGATCGATGGCCCCGTCAACCAGCTGACGGGCACGGCCAGCTGGCGCGCCCCCATGGGCGACTACCCAGCCCAGGGCAATCTCAGCCTGGCGGGCGGTGCCCTGCGCTTTACCAACACCTTTGTGCAGGTGGCGGGGGGCACCGTGGCGGGCGAGGGCCTGCTGGCCAACCGCCAGTGGAATGCCGATCTGCGGGCCCAGGGGGTGCAGCTCAGGCGGCTGGGCGGGGCGGAAGGGGTGATCAGCGGTACCGCTCAGCTGTCGGGTACGCTGGCTCAGCCCGGCCTGGCGGGCATTCGGGGCCAGGGAAATGGTGCGATCGCCCTAGCGGGGGGCACGGTGCTCACCGAGGCCAGCCTGGCGGGCGGTCAGTGGAGCGCCGATATGCAGGGCCGCGATCTGGCCCTGGCGGCCTTTGCGCCCGATCTCCAGGGCACCGCTGGCGGCAACTTTCGCTTTACGGGCAGTACCGACAACCTCACCCTGGCCGGGGTTAGGGGGCAGGGGCAGCTCGTGCTCTCCGACGGCCTGGCCACGGCGGCGGCCCGCGCCCCTCAGCTGGCCCAGGTGCGCGGCCCCCTCACCGCTGATCTAACCTGGAACGGGCAGTCGGTACTGGTGCGCCAGGCCAGCACCGCTGGGGTGCAGGCCAGCGGGGTAATCACGCCCCGGCTCAGCGGCCTTGGGGCTCCGGCGATCGCCAACCTCGACCTCAACCTCAACGCCAACAACTTCAGCCTGGCGGCTCTGCCGGTGCCCCAGGTGATTCCCCTGGCCGGCAACGCCTTCTTTAACGGACGGCTGCGGGGGCGTCCCGGGGCCCTGGCCCTCAGCGGCGACGCCTCCCTGGTGGGTTTAGAGGCGGGCGGTCTGGCCTTTGCCTCCCCCCTCAGCGGGCCGGTCACCTACACCCAGGGGGGCACGCTGGCGGTCGATCTGACCGGCGGCGGCGATCGCATCTACGTGGCCACCGCCGAGGGCGACCGCGATCTGGCCTTTGAAGTCCGCAGCGGGACGGCTCTGGCCGAGGGCTACACCCGGGGTGACGAGCTCTACGCCACCGTCGCCAACCTGCCCCTCAACGACCTCCGGCTGCCCCAGGCGGGCACTGGCGGCATTGGCACCGTCAGCGGCCTGATCACCTCCGCCGACATTGTGGCCAACCTGCGCCAGCCCACCCTGCGGGCCACCTTTGACGTGCAGGATCCCAGCATCGGCTACCTCCGCCTGCCCGTCGAGACCACCACCGTCGCCATTGACCCCGCCGCCCCCGAGCGCCCGGGCGAATTCACCCGCTACGGTCGGCTGCGGGGCACCGTCACCTACGCCAACAACGTCGTTGGCCTGGCCGGGGTGGTGCTCGAATCGGCTTCGGGGCTCAGCCGCTATCTGGCCAGCGGCACCTACACCCTGGGGGAGCAGCCCCAAGTCAACGGCGAGCTGGTAGTTGACAACGGTCAAATCCAAGACATCCTACAGACCTTCCTCATCTTTGAGCGGGCCGATTTTCGCTTCAATCTGCTCGAGCCTCCCCAGTGGTTTCGCCCGGTCACCCCCGCTGACCTCGCCTCCCTGGCGGAGGTAAATCCGGTGGGCGATCGCAGCGCCAGCCTGCTCGACCAGCTGCGTCGCCTGGCCGAAGTGCAAGAGCTACAAGACACGCTGGCCGCCCAGGGCGAAGCGGCCACGCTGCCTCCCCTCGATGAGTTTGTTGGCAGCTTCTCGGGCCGCGTTACCGCCCAGGGAACAGTACCTGACACCCTCAACGTCACCTTTGATCTGGCCGGAGCCAACTGGGTTTGGGGTAACCCCAACGGCAGCAATGGAGCCACCTACCGCATCGACGAAGCGATCGCCAGGGGCAGCTACCAAGACGGTGTGATTCGCCTTGAGCCAGTCAGCCTGCGCTCCAACTTCGCCGGTTTTTCCGACACGACGCAGCAGGGCATCGCCCTGGCCACTCTGAACGGTGACGTCAGCCTGCGCCCCAGCGACCCCGAAGCCCGCACCCTGCGCCTGGAGGTCAGCGATGTACCCATCAACGCCCTGCGCCAGCCCCTGCGCCTGCCCGAGAATCTCGACGGCCTGGTGAATTTGGGTGCCACCCTTACCGGTACCCTGAGGACTCCCCAGGTGCGGGGCCAGCTCGCCGTCAACGAAGCCACAATCAACGGCAACGCCATCGACCTGGCCACCGCTAACTTCCGCTACGAAGACGCCCGCCTCAATCTGATCAGCCGGGTCGCCATTGACGAGCAGATCGATCCCCTGCGCCTGGTGGCTAGCGTTCCCCTCACCCTCCCCGGCCTCGACCAGCAGCCCGCCACCGACACCGTTGACATCAGCCTCAGAATGCGCGACGAAGGCTTTGCGCTGATCAATCTATTCACCAACGCCATTACCTGGGAGTCAGGCCCGGCCAGTCTCGACCTGGCGGTTCAGGGCCGCTGGCCCGTCAATCAATCGGTTCAAGACGCCCTCACCACCCTCAATGTCACCGGCAACGCCAACTTTGAAGGTGTTACCATCAGCTCCCGCAGCCTGCCTGAGCCCCTCACCAATATCCAGGGCACCATTGACGTGGTCGAAGGCTTCGACAATGGCCGCAACAACTCTGTCTACACCAACGGCCTGGTGCTCGCCTTCCAAAACCTCCAGGGGGACTTTAGCAGCGGCAAGGTAGCTGCCGAAGGCAACCTGAAGCTGCTGCCCTCGGTACAGGATCTGGCACCGGGGTTGTTCAACGGCAGCGCCACCGCAGCCGACGAGGGCACCACCGGGTCGGGGGATGCCAACCCCTTCCGCGTCACCCTCGACAACATCGCCCTTGACCTGCGCAATCCCGCTGGCACCTACCGAGGCCGCGTCGATGGCAACGTGGTCGTGGGTGGCAGCGTCTTCTTGCTGCCGCCTCTGGTCTACGGCGAAGTGACGCTCTCCAACGGGCTGCTCACTTTGCCCGACACCAGCGGCGGCGGGGCCGCCACCACCTTTGCGCCGACCTCAGAGCCCAGAATCTTTGACCCAATTCCCCCGGTACTAGAAGACTTTCAGCTGGTGCTGGCCGACAACGTGCGGCTGGCCATTCCCGGCATTGTGGATGTACGGGCCGAAGGCACGCTCGATCTGGTAGGCACCGCCCCCAACATCAAACCCGTTGGCCGCATCAATCTGCCCTCGGGCCGCATCAATCTATTGACCACCGAATTTCGCCTGACGGGCAATGAAAACTATGCCGAATTCAGCGAACTCGACGACACCATCGACCCCTACATCGTCGCTACCCTGTCAGCGGCAGTACCCGACAGCGCCGCCGCTGGCAACGCCCTGGCGGTGGCGACTCCCTTCCCCCGCAACGAGATCAGCGTGTCTAGAATTGACCAGCTGGGGCTCACCCAGGCCGGGGTGCAGACGGTACGCATTCGCGCCAGCGTCAACGGTCGCGCCAGCCGGGTGGTGAATTTGCAGGGGGTTGAGCTCTCGAGCACCCCCCCCCGCTCCGAGGGCGAGATTGTGGCGCTGATCAGCGGCGGGCTGTTGGCAGCCCTCGAGTCTACCCTGGGCAGCGTGTCGGGGGGCGGCGACGGTTTTCAGGGTCTGCTGGCGTTTGCCGGGTCAGCCCTGCTCAACAACCTGCAAAACATTCTCGGTGCGGGGCTCGATCGCACCGAACTGCGGCTGTTCTCGGCCTCGCCGCCGGGGGGGCAGCAGGGAGGGGCGATCGATATTGGCGGCGAAGTTGGCTTCAACTTCTCCCCCAGCATCTCGGTATCGGTGCAGAAAGTGTTTACCAACGTCACCCCCGCCGTGTTTAGCGTGCGCTACCGCATCAACGATCAAATCACCGTGCGGGGAATTACCAGCTATGAACAGTTCAATGAAAATACCGGCGCAGTTGTAGAATTTCGATTTCGGCCCTGA
- a CDS encoding NB-ARC domain-containing protein — MDFEQALEFLNCAFNNKIERPLTQVEIALVYGAWENLTYDRIAERSGYTVNYLQRDIGPKFWKLLSEALDRKVNKTTLRAILTNLENPLPHRLPTVKRAIDWGEAPDVSHFRGRQAEIEQLTRCITEQRCRLVAIAGQGGVGKSSLAAKVARQVAKEFDFVIWRSLRNAPPLESLLAELVPFVSCGQDMQAKPERLLRWLQAHRCLVILDNQETLLQAGKEGGYYQPQFANYGDLVQMVGEASHQSCVVLTSRERSTKVALLEDSQGAVRLLVLKGSWEASMALIEAKQLVGTEDEKRRLCELYRCNPLALKMLGTSIQSLFEGEIATFFATETPIFNGMRRLLDQQFERLSPLEQTLMYWLAINREWTALATLQSDLVPPIPLASLLEALESLTGRSLIEKRALKGKINSKAEYTQQPVVMEYVTDRLIQQLAEEIGQGEIACLNCYALTKTTVLDYIRESQVRVILTPLIKRLQDVFHQDTERLKQHLQSLLSTLRKASPLAGEYGAGNLINLCLHLDIDLTSYDFSHLTIRHAALQGATLQQVNFQAVRFVETTFTQTFAGGVWVGFNPDGQYFAVGDANASLHIWQLEPMQPLRAIKGNHNWVMAAAWHPDGKTLACSINQVIKLFNARTGQWIKDFEGEIPWAIDLAWSPDGKRLACTGKDVAYITVWDGEAGDQLIRLEESAQSDPTQWLMGLTWLADGALIAGAYLDHTIKIWDIVTGDCIQVIPAHDNWVASLAVHPNGRILASSGFDNTVKLWDWPTGECLATTTTLDYIWQLEWQEDGDRLAGASSNYTISIWDCSLQCLRLLQGHQSWVWGISWQRGSNLLISAAHDQVIKLWNTQTGGCIKTVKGYSNSSWCLRWNKDGTQLLSSSTNHTVQLWDSQTGHCLRVFRGHQNEALSVAWSPDENWIASSGTDAQIRIWNVQTGQCDYVLCGHTHWIRSIAWHPEGQYLISGSYDQTVKLWDAHLGECLLTLSDSQNQINAVAWLPDSKGVASASIDGNIRFWNLNTGICDRIISVGSPVHPIALSPDGKTLASGDYNNALMLWDVESGVRLQTFQVQTPGTMFSLSWSSAGHKIATASSDLTVRIWNVSTGECEQVIQGSNHGMAVVWHPHSDLLALAFLEQPIQLWDGQTQEIVKTLRCDRPYEGMNIAGVMGISEAQKAGLKVLGAIGA; from the coding sequence ATGGACTTTGAGCAGGCATTGGAGTTCTTGAATTGTGCTTTTAATAACAAAATTGAGAGGCCGTTAACACAAGTCGAAATCGCCCTGGTGTACGGAGCTTGGGAAAATCTGACTTACGATCGCATCGCCGAGCGCTCGGGCTACACCGTCAACTATTTGCAGCGCGACATTGGCCCCAAGTTTTGGAAACTGCTGAGCGAAGCCCTCGATCGCAAAGTCAACAAAACTACCCTGCGCGCCATTCTCACCAACCTGGAAAATCCGCTGCCCCACCGTTTGCCTACGGTAAAACGGGCGATTGACTGGGGCGAAGCGCCGGATGTGAGTCACTTTCGGGGGCGGCAGGCGGAGATTGAGCAGCTGACCCGGTGCATTACTGAGCAGCGCTGCCGGTTGGTGGCGATCGCCGGTCAGGGCGGCGTTGGCAAGAGTTCCCTGGCGGCCAAAGTGGCGCGACAGGTGGCCAAGGAGTTTGACTTTGTGATCTGGCGATCGCTGCGCAACGCCCCTCCCTTAGAGAGCCTGCTGGCAGAACTGGTGCCCTTTGTCTCATGTGGACAGGACATGCAGGCCAAGCCCGAGCGGTTGCTGCGCTGGCTGCAAGCCCACCGCTGCCTGGTGATTTTGGATAACCAGGAGACGCTGCTCCAGGCGGGCAAGGAGGGGGGCTACTATCAGCCCCAGTTTGCCAACTATGGTGATTTGGTGCAGATGGTCGGGGAGGCCAGCCATCAGAGTTGTGTTGTGCTAACCAGTCGAGAGCGCTCGACCAAAGTGGCTCTGCTGGAAGACAGTCAGGGGGCCGTGCGGCTGCTGGTGCTGAAGGGTTCATGGGAAGCCTCAATGGCTTTGATTGAAGCCAAGCAGCTGGTGGGCACGGAGGACGAAAAGCGACGCCTGTGCGAGCTGTACCGGTGCAATCCGCTGGCGCTGAAAATGTTGGGCACCTCGATTCAGAGTTTGTTTGAGGGGGAAATCGCCACCTTTTTTGCCACTGAAACGCCCATTTTTAACGGCATGCGTCGCCTATTAGATCAACAGTTCGAGCGGTTGTCGCCCCTGGAGCAGACCCTCATGTACTGGCTGGCGATCAACCGAGAGTGGACTGCTCTGGCCACTCTGCAATCTGACCTTGTGCCTCCTATTCCCCTTGCCAGTTTGTTGGAAGCGCTGGAGTCCCTCACTGGGCGCAGCTTAATCGAAAAGCGGGCGCTGAAGGGGAAAATCAATTCAAAAGCGGAATATACCCAACAGCCTGTGGTGATGGAATACGTCACCGACCGCTTGATTCAGCAGTTGGCAGAGGAAATAGGTCAGGGGGAAATTGCCTGTCTAAACTGCTATGCCCTTACAAAAACCACGGTGCTGGACTACATCCGAGAAAGCCAGGTGCGGGTGATCTTAACCCCGTTGATAAAACGTCTTCAGGATGTCTTCCATCAAGACACTGAACGGCTGAAGCAGCATTTGCAGAGCCTACTGTCTACTTTACGCAAGGCCTCCCCCTTGGCTGGGGAGTATGGTGCTGGGAACTTGATTAATCTGTGTCTGCACCTGGACATTGATTTAACCAGCTATGATTTTTCTCATCTCACTATTCGCCACGCCGCTCTTCAAGGGGCTACCCTCCAGCAGGTCAATTTCCAGGCGGTTCGGTTTGTGGAAACCACCTTTACCCAAACCTTTGCCGGTGGTGTGTGGGTCGGCTTTAACCCAGACGGGCAGTACTTTGCCGTCGGAGACGCCAATGCCAGTCTCCACATCTGGCAACTTGAACCTATGCAACCCCTTAGGGCTATCAAAGGCAACCACAACTGGGTCATGGCCGCCGCATGGCACCCTGACGGTAAAACCCTGGCTTGTAGTATCAACCAGGTCATAAAGCTTTTTAATGCCAGAACAGGGCAGTGGATCAAAGATTTTGAAGGTGAAATTCCCTGGGCGATTGATTTAGCTTGGAGCCCTGACGGCAAACGATTGGCCTGTACAGGAAAAGACGTGGCGTATATCACTGTTTGGGATGGCGAGGCTGGCGACCAGTTAATCCGGCTAGAGGAGAGTGCCCAAAGTGACCCAACTCAATGGTTGATGGGGTTGACCTGGCTAGCTGATGGAGCTCTAATAGCCGGTGCTTACTTAGATCACACCATCAAAATTTGGGATATAGTGACGGGCGATTGTATTCAAGTCATTCCCGCCCATGATAATTGGGTGGCGTCTTTGGCAGTGCATCCCAATGGCAGAATCTTAGCCAGTAGTGGGTTTGACAACACTGTTAAACTTTGGGACTGGCCAACGGGAGAATGTCTGGCGACGACGACGACCCTTGACTACATCTGGCAGTTGGAGTGGCAGGAGGATGGCGATCGCTTAGCCGGAGCCAGCTCTAACTACACCATCAGCATTTGGGATTGCTCTTTACAATGTTTGCGTCTGTTGCAGGGACACCAAAGCTGGGTCTGGGGCATTTCATGGCAGCGCGGGAGTAATTTACTGATTAGTGCTGCCCACGACCAGGTAATCAAACTTTGGAATACCCAAACTGGCGGCTGTATAAAAACAGTCAAAGGATACAGTAATTCCTCCTGGTGCCTGCGTTGGAATAAGGATGGCACTCAGCTTTTGAGCAGCAGTACGAACCATACAGTTCAGCTTTGGGACAGTCAAACTGGCCACTGTCTCAGGGTCTTTAGAGGGCACCAAAATGAAGCGCTGTCTGTAGCCTGGAGCCCTGACGAAAACTGGATTGCCAGTAGTGGAACCGATGCCCAAATTCGGATTTGGAACGTTCAGACTGGGCAATGCGACTATGTGCTGTGCGGGCACACGCACTGGATTCGCTCTATAGCCTGGCATCCAGAGGGACAGTATTTGATTAGCGGCAGCTATGACCAAACTGTAAAACTTTGGGATGCCCACTTGGGGGAATGTCTGTTAACCCTGTCGGATAGCCAAAATCAGATCAATGCTGTCGCTTGGCTGCCGGATAGCAAGGGCGTTGCTAGCGCTAGTATAGACGGCAATATTCGATTTTGGAACTTGAACACGGGGATTTGCGATCGCATCATTTCCGTTGGCTCTCCCGTTCACCCGATTGCCCTAAGCCCCGATGGAAAGACCCTAGCCAGTGGAGATTACAACAACGCCCTTATGCTCTGGGATGTAGAGTCTGGGGTACGTTTGCAGACCTTTCAAGTGCAGACGCCGGGTACTATGTTTTCTCTAAGCTGGAGTTCCGCCGGTCACAAGATAGCAACGGCCAGCTCTGACTTAACCGTTAGAATTTGGAACGTCAGTACAGGCGAGTGTGAACAAGTCATTCAGGGCAGCAACCACGGTATGGCCGTGGTTTGGCACCCCCATTCAGATCTATTAGCCCTTGCCTTTCTCGAACAACCCATTCAACTTTGGGATGGACAGACCCAAGAAATTGTGAAAACCCTGCGGTGCGATCGCCCCTACGAAGGCATGAACATTGCCGGGGTCATGGGCATTTCTGAGGCGCAAAAAGCCGGTCTCAAGGTGCTGGGTGCGATCGGCGCGTGA
- a CDS encoding VOC family protein: MESSTVLFHLAFPVADIATAKDFYVAGLGCKPGRETASSLILNLYGHQLVAHTTAEVTPQKGIYPRHFGLVFLAEADWEALLHRAKDQRLTFYQGEKRRFAGSTLEHRTFFLQDPFFNLLEFKYYCHPSAIFGEVEQKQVGDAE; the protein is encoded by the coding sequence ATGGAATCCTCCACCGTTCTGTTTCACCTGGCCTTTCCGGTGGCCGACATTGCCACCGCAAAAGACTTTTACGTGGCCGGGCTGGGCTGCAAGCCGGGACGAGAGACGGCTAGTTCCCTGATTCTCAATCTCTACGGTCACCAGCTCGTAGCCCACACAACCGCTGAGGTCACTCCCCAAAAGGGTATTTATCCCCGCCACTTTGGCCTGGTTTTTTTGGCCGAGGCCGATTGGGAAGCGCTGCTGCACCGGGCCAAAGACCAGCGGCTCACCTTCTACCAGGGCGAAAAGCGGCGCTTTGCGGGCAGCACCCTCGAGCACCGCACCTTCTTTTTACAGGATCCGTTTTTTAACCTGCTGGAGTTTAAGTACTACTGCCACCCCAGCGCCATCTTTGGCGAGGTTGAGCAAAAGCAGGTGGGGGATGCGGAGTGA